The Geotalea uraniireducens Rf4 genome window below encodes:
- a CDS encoding SufB/SufD family protein yields the protein MSRIDLKKKSEAAAGKPAPFGPDIDLAAYQAEAAEHGKVAGLRELPDDVRERALSVGVDTGEACRMGSFFQMDHSVVFAAAYQSGLEVMDIGAALEKYDWLKDYWWKALAVDADKYTARAELEPHHGYFLRALPGAKVEVPLQACLYMTREGLAQNVHNIVIAEEGAELHIITGCTVAPRVRSGLHIGVSEFYVKKNARLTFTMIHNWAPEVAVRPRTAAIVEENGVFISNYICMKPVKTLQAYPTAYCVGENATVRFNSVLLAQEGSNIDVGARVYLRAKGCRAEAVSKAITTGGNIVARGHFIGEAEGVKGHLECRGLILSDRGKIHAIPELEGSVKDLEMTHEAAVGKIAPEEIEYLMARGLTGEEATAAIVRGFLDIEMKGLPESINDEIKRALRTGETEGGF from the coding sequence ATGTCGCGGATAGATCTGAAAAAGAAGAGTGAAGCCGCAGCAGGAAAACCTGCGCCGTTCGGCCCCGACATCGACCTTGCCGCCTATCAGGCTGAGGCGGCTGAGCACGGGAAGGTTGCCGGGCTGCGGGAGCTGCCTGATGATGTTCGGGAAAGGGCCTTGAGCGTGGGAGTCGATACCGGTGAGGCCTGCCGGATGGGGTCCTTTTTCCAGATGGACCATTCGGTCGTTTTTGCTGCCGCCTACCAGAGCGGGCTTGAGGTGATGGATATCGGCGCAGCCCTGGAAAAGTACGACTGGCTGAAGGATTACTGGTGGAAGGCCCTGGCGGTGGATGCGGATAAGTACACTGCCAGGGCCGAGCTTGAACCGCACCACGGCTATTTTCTCCGGGCTCTTCCCGGCGCAAAGGTCGAAGTTCCCCTTCAGGCGTGTCTCTACATGACGCGGGAAGGCCTGGCCCAGAACGTCCACAATATCGTCATTGCCGAGGAGGGCGCCGAGCTGCACATCATCACCGGGTGCACGGTGGCTCCCCGGGTGAGGTCGGGTCTCCACATCGGCGTCTCGGAGTTTTACGTGAAGAAAAATGCCCGGCTCACCTTCACCATGATCCACAACTGGGCGCCGGAGGTTGCCGTGCGGCCGAGAACCGCCGCGATCGTCGAAGAAAACGGCGTATTCATCAGCAACTATATCTGCATGAAGCCGGTAAAAACCCTCCAGGCGTACCCGACTGCCTACTGCGTGGGCGAAAACGCCACGGTCCGCTTCAATTCCGTCCTCCTCGCCCAGGAGGGGTCGAACATCGATGTGGGCGCACGGGTCTACCTGCGGGCGAAGGGGTGCAGGGCCGAGGCCGTCTCGAAGGCCATCACCACGGGTGGCAACATAGTGGCGCGGGGCCATTTCATCGGCGAGGCAGAAGGGGTCAAGGGGCACCTGGAGTGCCGCGGGCTTATCCTTTCTGACCGCGGGAAGATCCATGCCATTCCCGAGCTGGAGGGGAGCGTAAAGGATCTGGAGATGACTCACGAGGCGGCGGTCGGGAAGATTGCCCCGGAAGAAATCGAGTACCTCATGGCACGGGGGCTGACCGGTGAAGAGGCGACGGCAGCCATCGTTCGCGGGTTCCTTGATATCGAGATGAAGGGTCTGCCGGAGAGCATCAACGACGAGATCAAGAGGGCGCTCAGGACCGGGGAGACGGAAGGTGGATTCTGA
- a CDS encoding ABC transporter ATP-binding protein has translation MIEVTGLTVRIGEKRILRDVNLRIEAGTVAVLFGPNGCGKTSLLKTIMGVEHYRVESGRILFRGEDITGLAIDERARLGIGMAFQRPPAVRGVKLREILRICMEKRRHRDEDELFGLARQLNLADFLDRDINLGFSGGEIKRSELLQLMGQEPSFIMLDEPDSGVDLVNINLVGRAINDLLEKEKAAAQRGRAGLIVTHSGYVLDYVNADRAYVMLDGTVYCSGNPRDLLEDIRTKGYEGCVQCRG, from the coding sequence ATGATCGAGGTAACGGGATTGACGGTCAGGATCGGAGAAAAGCGGATCCTGCGGGATGTGAACCTGCGGATCGAGGCGGGGACTGTTGCGGTCCTTTTCGGCCCGAACGGCTGCGGCAAGACTTCTCTGCTCAAGACGATCATGGGCGTGGAGCACTACCGGGTGGAATCCGGCCGGATACTCTTCAGAGGCGAAGACATCACCGGGCTCGCCATAGACGAGCGGGCACGGCTCGGGATCGGCATGGCCTTCCAGCGTCCGCCCGCGGTCAGGGGGGTCAAGCTCAGGGAGATACTGCGCATCTGCATGGAGAAAAGACGCCATAGGGACGAAGATGAGCTCTTTGGTCTGGCGCGTCAACTGAATCTGGCCGACTTCCTCGATAGGGATATCAACCTCGGTTTTTCCGGGGGCGAAATCAAGCGGAGCGAGCTCTTGCAGCTTATGGGACAGGAGCCGTCGTTCATCATGCTCGATGAGCCCGACTCTGGGGTGGATCTGGTGAACATCAACCTGGTCGGCCGGGCGATCAACGATCTCCTGGAAAAAGAGAAGGCCGCGGCGCAAAGGGGGAGGGCGGGGCTGATCGTCACCCACTCGGGATATGTCCTGGATTACGTGAACGCCGATCGCGCCTACGTGATGCTCGACGGCACCGTCTACTGCTCGGGCAACCCGCGGGATCTCCTGGAAGACATCAGAACGAAGGGGTACGAGGGGTGTGTGCAATGTCGCGGATAG
- a CDS encoding protease inhibitor I42 family protein yields MNLASLCTLLLVLLFPCITKALELTEKDGGRSVSVLVGETISITLDGNPTTGYTWELADVDRIVLMPDPEPTFVLDSSLIGAGGRYTFRVFALKPGTSAVKLVYRRSWEKEVPPLRGFDLTVTVLTEARITTATYRSADGKTATASYDLDRNLVTVTLPDGRRVTLPAAPSASGARYSDGRETFWEHQGSGRFFTGETLIFEGTVSDRERTAPQP; encoded by the coding sequence ATGAACCTTGCGTCACTGTGCACGCTGCTACTCGTACTTCTGTTTCCCTGCATTACCAAAGCCCTCGAACTGACAGAGAAGGACGGCGGCAGGAGCGTTTCTGTCCTTGTCGGGGAGACCATCTCTATCACCCTGGACGGCAACCCGACCACCGGGTATACGTGGGAGCTTGCCGATGTCGATCGAATAGTGCTGATGCCCGATCCCGAGCCGACCTTTGTGCTTGATTCTTCACTCATCGGTGCCGGCGGGCGGTACACCTTCCGCGTTTTTGCACTCAAACCGGGAACGTCAGCCGTGAAGTTGGTCTACCGCCGCTCCTGGGAAAAGGAGGTCCCGCCGCTGCGAGGTTTCGACCTGACGGTGACGGTTCTTACTGAAGCACGCATAACGACTGCCACCTATCGTTCCGCGGATGGGAAAACGGCAACAGCTTCCTATGACCTCGACCGGAACCTGGTGACCGTTACCCTGCCGGATGGGCGTCGTGTGACCCTGCCTGCCGCGCCATCCGCTTCAGGCGCACGCTACAGCGACGGCAGGGAGACCTTCTGGGAACACCAGGGTAGCGGCAGGTTCTTCACGGGGGAGACGCTGATTTTTGAGGGGACGGTGTCTGACCGGGAGCGGACTGCACCCCAGCCGTGA
- a CDS encoding CheR family methyltransferase: protein MSAEGGDEAVTFDRFLQEAALLEELVWRKYRRRSARHRVELRMKELGLDGFDAYLDLLRSDPEETSGLADLMRVTVSRFFREREQWSTLADKVIPALLAAKTDADVLRAWSAGCCGGEEPYTLAMVWLESIAPFHPGSAIEIIASDIDEASLERAGAARYYSSSLREVPPDARARFFIREKGLWSLAGEVKGLVRLERRNVMSDPLPFGMDLVLCRYLAFTYYRGERLLAATLRLWQALRPGGVLMVGKKERLAGPSSAFFEPWPGCDGFYRRKEVQSN, encoded by the coding sequence ATGTCAGCGGAGGGGGGAGACGAGGCGGTGACCTTTGACCGGTTTCTCCAGGAAGCAGCCCTGCTTGAGGAGCTTGTATGGCGCAAGTACCGGCGTCGGTCGGCCCGCCACAGGGTCGAACTCCGCATGAAGGAGCTCGGTCTCGACGGTTTCGATGCCTACCTCGACCTCCTCCGCTCAGACCCGGAGGAGACGTCAGGGCTTGCCGACCTGATGCGGGTCACGGTGAGCCGTTTCTTCCGCGAGCGGGAACAGTGGTCGACCCTTGCCGACAAGGTCATCCCCGCACTCCTTGCAGCGAAAACGGACGCGGATGTCCTCCGGGCCTGGAGCGCCGGCTGTTGCGGCGGGGAGGAGCCATACACGCTGGCGATGGTCTGGCTGGAGAGCATCGCCCCCTTTCATCCGGGGAGCGCAATCGAGATTATTGCCAGTGATATCGACGAGGCGAGCCTTGAGCGCGCCGGCGCCGCGCGTTACTACAGTAGTTCTCTGCGCGAAGTTCCGCCCGATGCTCGTGCGCGTTTCTTTATACGGGAAAAGGGGCTCTGGAGTCTTGCCGGTGAAGTGAAGGGGCTGGTGAGACTCGAACGACGGAACGTGATGAGCGATCCGCTTCCGTTCGGAATGGACCTTGTACTCTGCCGCTACCTGGCATTCACCTACTACCGGGGCGAGCGGCTCCTTGCCGCGACGCTCCGCCTGTGGCAGGCCCTCAGGCCAGGAGGGGTTCTCATGGTGGGCAAGAAAGAGCGTCTTGCCGGGCCGTCGTCAGCTTTCTTCGAACCGTGGCCGGGATGCGATGGTTTTTACCGCAGGAAAGAGGTTCAATCGAACTAA
- a CDS encoding type II toxin-antitoxin system VapC family toxin yields the protein MRILLDTHIYLWWLDDSPQLSMAARTMIQEAETVYISSATLWEAVIKIGLGKLEADPAELVAGIRASGFEPLPITPEHALALPGLANHHKDPFDRMLIAQAISEPLRLVTMDGVLSAYSELVIQV from the coding sequence ATGAGAATCCTGCTCGATACCCATATCTACCTCTGGTGGCTCGATGACTCCCCCCAACTTTCTATGGCTGCCCGGACCATGATCCAAGAGGCTGAAACCGTCTACATCAGCTCGGCAACGCTCTGGGAGGCCGTCATCAAGATCGGGCTCGGCAAGCTTGAAGCCGACCCCGCCGAGCTAGTGGCCGGTATACGCGCGAGCGGCTTCGAGCCTCTGCCGATAACCCCCGAACACGCCCTTGCTCTCCCCGGGCTTGCCAATCATCACAAAGATCCCTTCGACCGTATGCTGATCGCGCAAGCCATCTCCGAACCGCTCCGCCTGGTCACGATGGACGGGGTTCTGTCGGCATACTCCGAGCTTGTCATCCAGGTCTGA
- a CDS encoding type II toxin-antitoxin system Phd/YefM family antitoxin: MAVVNTHEAKTNLSRLLDEIQEGEEVVIARGNKPMARLVPYSAKRPVRRPGYLKGKIRVADDFDSPLPDDVLDAFEAGA; encoded by the coding sequence ATGGCGGTCGTCAACACGCATGAGGCGAAAACAAACCTCTCCCGTCTCCTTGACGAGATCCAGGAGGGGGAAGAGGTCGTCATTGCCAGGGGGAATAAACCTATGGCGCGGCTCGTTCCCTATAGCGCGAAGAGGCCCGTCCGCAGGCCCGGCTATCTGAAGGGGAAAATCAGGGTTGCCGATGACTTCGACTCGCCTCTCCCCGATGACGTTCTCGATGCCTTCGAGGCTGGCGCATGA